Proteins encoded by one window of Lutibacter sp. A64:
- a CDS encoding peptidylprolyl isomerase, protein MAILSKIRDRSMFLILIVGLALFAFVLDPSSIQQFFSSSKVNSVGEVNGEDIDREEFASQVEAYRTQSGGRATQMQAVNAVWTGMVSEKIFEDQLEKAGIVIGEKDIWDAMTSLQEIQSSPLFKNEANLFDEEKLKEYIANMKDEAESGNNQAWLNWLATEKNIKQNLQRQAYTSLVQAGLGASLKEGERDYLFNNTKMDAQFVYVPYSSIPDSLGYVSKDEIQKYLNDNKKRFKPEAARTLKYVKFDIVPSEADDAEAKKLVESYIEDREEYSNAAKTTVKIAGLKSTTNYEDFLNDNRSDLAIDNGYKYKNQIFAEVSDEVFNAEIGTVVGPYKQNGYYKISKVVEVIQIPDSVKSSHIIIPFAGTTRSTSTVTREQAKKTADSVYALVRNNKSKFIEIADEINTDGTKGNGGDIGWVRKDQAFSPSFDKDFADFIYKNKEGSIDVIETAFGFHIIKIDEQTAPEKAVRLATFARLVEASEETENMLFEQAETLNASLSEGKDIDQLATELNYKVQTALNLKALAENIPGLGAQRQMVTWAFDGEREIGDSKRFDVDVSGKRSYAVAVLSGKVEEDGVAVSSDLLASIRPELMDKKKASLIKKKMTGTTLDEIAKNSGVNVRSASAVNLSSPLISGVGNEPAVVGAMSTSKLDQVSDFVEGEKGVFVFKVTKRDAPVDLENYDTFRKKVVTQLQARGGQIFSVLEETADIKDYRSKFF, encoded by the coding sequence ATGGCAATTTTATCAAAAATTAGAGATCGTTCAATGTTCCTAATCCTAATAGTAGGTTTAGCACTTTTTGCATTTGTACTTGATCCAAGCTCAATACAACAATTTTTCAGTTCAAGTAAGGTTAACTCTGTAGGAGAAGTTAATGGTGAAGATATTGATAGAGAGGAATTTGCAAGTCAAGTAGAAGCCTACAGAACGCAAAGTGGTGGTAGAGCTACTCAAATGCAAGCTGTAAATGCTGTTTGGACTGGAATGGTTAGTGAAAAAATATTTGAAGACCAACTTGAAAAAGCTGGAATTGTAATTGGAGAAAAAGATATTTGGGATGCTATGACTTCTTTGCAAGAAATTCAAAGTTCTCCACTTTTCAAAAATGAAGCAAATCTTTTTGATGAAGAAAAACTAAAAGAATATATAGCTAACATGAAAGATGAAGCTGAGTCTGGTAATAACCAAGCTTGGTTAAACTGGTTGGCAACAGAAAAAAATATTAAACAAAACTTACAACGCCAAGCGTATACATCTTTAGTACAAGCTGGCTTAGGAGCTTCTTTAAAAGAAGGAGAAAGAGATTATTTGTTTAATAATACCAAAATGGATGCACAATTTGTATATGTACCTTATAGTTCTATTCCAGATAGTTTAGGGTATGTTTCAAAAGACGAAATCCAAAAGTACTTAAATGATAATAAAAAAAGATTTAAACCTGAAGCAGCTAGAACATTAAAATATGTGAAGTTTGATATTGTACCTTCTGAAGCAGATGATGCTGAAGCAAAAAAACTTGTAGAAAGTTATATTGAAGATAGAGAAGAGTACAGTAATGCCGCTAAAACTACAGTTAAAATTGCAGGTTTAAAAAGCACTACTAATTACGAAGATTTTTTAAATGATAATAGATCTGATTTAGCAATTGATAATGGTTATAAATATAAAAATCAAATCTTTGCTGAAGTTTCTGATGAAGTTTTTAATGCAGAAATTGGAACTGTTGTAGGACCATACAAACAAAATGGTTATTACAAAATATCTAAAGTTGTTGAGGTTATTCAAATACCAGATTCAGTAAAATCAAGTCATATAATAATACCATTTGCTGGTACAACTAGATCTACTTCTACAGTAACTAGAGAACAAGCTAAAAAAACAGCAGATAGTGTTTATGCTTTAGTGAGAAACAATAAATCTAAATTTATTGAAATCGCTGATGAAATTAATACTGATGGAACTAAAGGAAATGGTGGAGACATTGGATGGGTAAGAAAAGATCAAGCTTTTTCACCTTCTTTTGATAAAGACTTTGCTGATTTTATTTATAAAAATAAAGAAGGAAGTATTGATGTTATTGAAACTGCTTTTGGTTTTCATATTATTAAAATAGACGAACAAACTGCTCCTGAAAAAGCTGTTAGATTAGCAACTTTTGCACGTTTAGTTGAAGCTTCTGAAGAAACTGAAAATATGCTTTTTGAACAAGCTGAAACCTTAAACGCAAGTTTGTCTGAAGGAAAAGATATTGATCAATTAGCTACAGAATTGAATTATAAAGTTCAAACAGCACTTAACTTAAAAGCATTAGCTGAGAACATACCAGGTTTAGGAGCACAAAGACAAATGGTTACTTGGGCTTTTGATGGTGAAAGAGAAATAGGAGACTCTAAAAGATTTGATGTTGATGTTTCAGGAAAAAGAAGTTATGCTGTTGCCGTTTTAAGTGGTAAAGTTGAAGAAGATGGTGTTGCTGTAAGCTCTGATTTATTAGCGAGCATTAGACCAGAATTAATGGATAAGAAAAAAGCATCACTTATTAAAAAGAAAATGACAGGTACTACTCTTGACGAAATTGCTAAAAATAGCGGTGTAAATGTTAGAAGTGCTTCTGCAGTAAATCTATCTAGCCCTTTAATTTCTGGAGTTGGAAATGAACCAGCTGTTGTAGGGGCAATGTCTACAAGTAAATTAGATCAAGTTTCTGATTTTGTTGAAGGTGAAAAAGGTGTGTTTGTTTTTAAAGTAACAAAGCGTGATGCTCCTGTAGATTTAGAAAACTATGATACTTTCCGTAAAAAAGTTGTAACACAATTACAAGCTAGAGGAGGTCAAATATTTAGTGTGTTAGAAGAAACAGCAGATATTAAAGATTATAGAAGTAAATTCTTTTAG
- the rho gene encoding transcription termination factor Rho: MFEISQLKEKTLVELQEIAKTIGAKKYSQLKKLDLVYLILDIQASNPSKITKKEPTPSDNKPKRKRIVKKTTTVKEKKPFSSEAPKTEVEVKEATTPNTTKQKAATKTTPAKPKKAVKAQPKPKTEAVAKKENATDVADQPTPPKNKPQAKPVQQKQPQQNQQNKQKQQNQNKQQNNQQSNNNKGQRKNNNRYRDPDYEFDGIIESEGVLEMMPDGYGFLRSSDYNYLSSPDDIYLSQSQIKLFGLKTGDTVKGVVRPPKEGEKYFPLIRVSKINGLNPNVVRDRVSFEHLTPLFPQEKFNLAGRSSTLSTRIMDLFCPIGKGQRGMIVSQPKTGKTMLLKDIANSIASNHPEVYQIILLIDERPEEVTDMQRSVRGEVVASTFDEPAEKHVKVANIVLEKAKRLVECGHDVVILLDSITRLARAYNTVAPASGKILSGGIDANALHKPKRFFGAARNIENGGSLSIIATALTETGSKMDEVIFEEFKGTGNMELQLERNIANRRIYPAIDLVKSSTRRDDLLLDEKTVKRMWVLRKYLADMNPVEAMEFIKDKIQYTNSNEEFLISMNG; this comes from the coding sequence ATGTTTGAAATTTCCCAACTAAAGGAGAAAACTCTTGTTGAATTACAGGAGATAGCAAAAACTATTGGAGCAAAAAAATACAGTCAATTAAAAAAACTAGATTTAGTTTATTTAATATTAGACATACAAGCTTCAAACCCTTCAAAAATCACTAAGAAAGAGCCTACACCCAGTGATAACAAACCAAAACGAAAAAGAATCGTAAAAAAAACTACTACAGTAAAAGAAAAAAAACCTTTTAGTTCTGAAGCACCAAAAACAGAGGTAGAAGTTAAAGAAGCTACAACACCAAATACTACAAAACAAAAAGCTGCTACTAAAACTACACCTGCAAAACCAAAAAAAGCAGTTAAAGCACAACCAAAACCCAAAACAGAAGCTGTTGCAAAAAAAGAAAATGCAACAGATGTAGCCGACCAACCAACTCCTCCTAAAAACAAACCTCAAGCAAAGCCTGTTCAGCAAAAACAACCTCAACAAAATCAGCAGAACAAGCAAAAGCAACAAAATCAGAACAAACAACAAAATAATCAACAATCAAACAACAATAAAGGACAGCGTAAAAATAACAATCGCTATAGAGATCCTGATTATGAGTTCGATGGTATTATTGAAAGTGAAGGTGTTTTAGAAATGATGCCTGACGGTTATGGCTTTTTACGTTCTTCAGATTATAATTATTTATCATCTCCAGATGATATTTACTTATCGCAATCTCAAATAAAATTATTTGGTTTAAAAACTGGAGATACAGTTAAAGGTGTAGTAAGACCACCAAAAGAAGGCGAAAAATATTTTCCATTAATTAGAGTTTCTAAAATAAATGGTTTAAACCCTAATGTTGTAAGAGACAGAGTTTCTTTTGAACATTTAACACCTCTATTTCCTCAAGAAAAATTTAATTTAGCAGGAAGGTCAAGTACATTATCTACTAGAATAATGGACTTATTTTGCCCAATTGGAAAAGGACAAAGAGGTATGATTGTTTCTCAACCTAAAACTGGGAAAACAATGTTACTAAAAGATATAGCTAACTCAATAGCATCTAACCACCCAGAAGTATATCAAATAATTTTATTAATTGATGAACGTCCAGAAGAGGTTACAGACATGCAACGTAGTGTACGCGGAGAAGTTGTTGCTTCTACTTTTGATGAACCAGCTGAAAAGCACGTTAAAGTTGCTAATATTGTTTTAGAAAAAGCAAAAAGATTAGTTGAGTGTGGACACGATGTTGTTATTTTACTAGACTCTATTACACGTTTAGCTAGAGCTTATAATACTGTTGCACCAGCATCAGGTAAAATACTATCTGGTGGTATTGATGCAAACGCACTGCACAAACCAAAACGTTTCTTTGGAGCCGCACGTAATATTGAAAATGGAGGTTCTCTTTCTATTATAGCTACAGCTCTAACAGAAACTGGTTCTAAAATGGACGAAGTTATTTTTGAAGAATTTAAAGGAACGGGTAATATGGAACTTCAATTAGAAAGAAATATTGCTAACCGTAGAATTTATCCGGCTATTGACCTAGTTAAATCTAGTACACGTAGAGATGATTTACTATTAGACGAAAAAACAGTAAAACGCATGTGGGTACTTAGAAAATATTTAGCTGATATGAACCCTGTTGAGGCAATGGAATTTATTAAAGATAAGATACAATATACCAATTCTAATGAAGAATTTTTAATCTCTATGAATGGTTAA
- a CDS encoding DUF4293 domain-containing protein encodes MIQRIQTIYLLLATILSGGSIFLFNLWVNNEGVKFFVMDSFNSNNTLLIVMAVLFFLSALLTFVAIFQFKKRQLQFVLGRLSILINFILLGILVYFAQNLSGEINVSEKGIGLLIPILTIVLVVMANKAIKKDEELVKSVDRLR; translated from the coding sequence ATGATTCAAAGAATACAAACTATTTATTTATTGTTGGCAACTATATTGTCTGGAGGAAGTATTTTCCTTTTTAATTTATGGGTTAATAATGAGGGCGTTAAATTTTTTGTAATGGATTCTTTTAATTCAAATAATACATTGTTAATTGTAATGGCTGTATTATTTTTTCTATCTGCTCTATTAACTTTTGTAGCTATTTTTCAATTTAAAAAGCGTCAATTACAGTTTGTTTTAGGTAGATTATCAATTTTGATCAATTTTATTTTATTAGGTATTCTCGTATATTTTGCGCAAAACTTATCTGGAGAAATTAATGTTTCTGAGAAGGGTATTGGGTTGCTGATTCCAATTTTAACAATAGTATTAGTTGTAATGGCTAATAAAGCAATTAAGAAGGATGAAGAACTTGTAAAATCTGTAGACAGATTACGTTAA
- a CDS encoding response regulator: MKKIKVHIADDHQLLIDGIEAVLSSEENIEVVGSSLNGEDVLNWFASKEADILILDINMPKVDGIAVLQSFLNNNFQQKVIVLSSYDDTKLIKEVLKIGASGFLAKKCAGEHIVEAINEVYNGKQYFSESIKDKLLSTFTNNFSSVDAMPRESSFFSSLTPREIEVLQLICKQFNSKEISSALNISTNTVETHRKNLINKLKVKNVVGLAIYAIKNNIV; the protein is encoded by the coding sequence ATGAAAAAGATCAAAGTTCATATTGCAGACGATCATCAATTATTAATTGATGGTATAGAAGCAGTTTTATCATCTGAAGAAAACATTGAAGTTGTTGGGAGCTCTCTTAATGGTGAAGATGTTTTAAATTGGTTTGCTTCGAAAGAAGCTGATATTCTAATTTTAGATATTAATATGCCTAAAGTAGATGGAATTGCAGTTTTGCAAAGTTTTTTGAACAATAATTTTCAACAAAAAGTGATTGTACTATCAAGCTATGATGATACTAAACTTATTAAAGAAGTGTTGAAAATTGGAGCAAGTGGTTTTTTAGCTAAAAAATGTGCTGGAGAACATATTGTTGAAGCTATAAACGAAGTTTATAATGGTAAACAATATTTTAGTGAAAGTATTAAAGATAAATTATTGTCTACTTTTACTAATAATTTTTCGAGTGTTGATGCAATGCCGAGAGAAAGTTCATTTTTTAGTTCACTAACTCCAAGAGAAATAGAAGTTCTTCAGCTAATATGTAAACAATTCAATTCAAAAGAAATTAGTAGTGCTCTTAATATTAGTACTAATACAGTTGAAACTCATCGAAAAAATTTAATCAATAAATTAAAAGTTAAAAATGTTGTTGGCTTGGCTATTTATGCGATAAAAAACAATATTGTTTAA
- a CDS encoding tetratricopeptide repeat-containing sensor histidine kinase: MNLIKLLLIVIVCFTTVDTPFYARNSKDIVLNNLEETFFISEDEALVSIKILIDSGKYEEALQKLNTFIDKAKSINNKQQLIEGYMLLSTIFREHGDYKKSTNTFNKVIPFVLNDPEKLQYIYFKKGGNFQLDNQIDSAKVNYEKAVIEGYKVERNEDLKAKIYANLSGIFYLQANYDKAIENYKIAANYQDILGNKDIEAGILNNLGSVYYMQEKYKEALDVFQQAFDLVGFGQGDIQKQTRRSSYINMAYAYSGLKNYKKAFEYQDKFFSLNDSIQQELKYKEIAVIQSQYSLATKERETEIEKAKRKDAEILTYGLGLAVLILLSGIYALYKVYRLNKKNYQLKISQTKLLNQNKIDKIKSDLQLEILAATLDGRLEERKNIASVLHDNVSALLSAINLHLYASKKKIKGTIPVEIDKAQSILSEASEQVRDLSHNLMSAVLLKFGLEVAVQDLCEKLSNSNIILTSNSKNIGRFNQTFEIKMFTVINELLNNILKHSEASNGTVKLEQLNGNLQVVVFDDGIGFDIDEIEFKSGVGLSQIKARIQVLKGLLNIKSTEDGTRIFISVPIVY; encoded by the coding sequence ATGAACTTAATAAAATTACTATTAATTGTAATTGTTTGTTTTACAACTGTAGACACTCCTTTTTATGCTCGTAATTCAAAAGATATAGTTTTAAATAATTTAGAGGAAACATTTTTTATTTCTGAAGATGAAGCATTGGTTTCTATTAAAATTTTAATTGATTCTGGAAAATATGAAGAAGCCTTACAAAAGTTAAATACATTTATTGATAAAGCTAAAAGCATAAATAATAAGCAACAGTTAATTGAAGGATACATGTTGTTGTCAACTATTTTTAGAGAACATGGAGATTATAAAAAGTCAACCAATACATTTAATAAAGTAATTCCTTTTGTTTTAAATGATCCAGAAAAGCTTCAATATATTTATTTTAAAAAAGGGGGAAATTTTCAATTAGATAATCAGATAGATTCTGCAAAAGTAAATTATGAAAAAGCAGTAATAGAGGGCTATAAAGTAGAGAGAAATGAAGATTTAAAAGCTAAAATTTATGCAAATTTATCTGGTATTTTTTATTTACAAGCCAATTATGATAAAGCCATTGAAAACTATAAAATAGCAGCTAATTACCAAGATATTTTAGGGAATAAAGACATAGAAGCGGGTATTTTAAATAATCTCGGTAGTGTGTATTATATGCAAGAAAAATATAAAGAAGCTCTTGATGTTTTTCAGCAAGCATTTGATTTGGTAGGCTTTGGACAAGGAGATATTCAAAAACAAACAAGGCGTTCTTCTTATATTAATATGGCGTATGCCTATAGTGGTTTAAAAAACTATAAAAAAGCATTTGAATATCAAGATAAGTTTTTTTCGTTAAACGATTCTATACAGCAAGAGTTAAAATATAAAGAAATAGCTGTAATTCAATCTCAATATAGTTTAGCAACAAAAGAAAGAGAAACAGAAATAGAAAAGGCTAAGAGAAAAGATGCTGAAATATTAACGTATGGTTTAGGTCTTGCTGTTCTAATACTTTTATCAGGTATTTATGCATTGTACAAAGTTTATAGGTTGAATAAAAAAAATTACCAACTTAAAATAAGTCAAACCAAATTGTTAAATCAAAATAAAATAGATAAAATTAAAAGCGATTTACAATTAGAAATTTTGGCAGCTACTTTAGATGGTAGGTTAGAAGAACGAAAAAATATAGCAAGTGTATTGCACGATAATGTAAGTGCTTTACTTTCTGCAATAAATTTACATTTATACGCAAGTAAAAAGAAAATTAAAGGTACTATTCCGGTTGAAATTGATAAAGCTCAAAGTATTTTGTCTGAAGCTTCTGAGCAAGTTAGAGATTTATCGCATAACTTAATGTCTGCCGTTTTATTAAAATTTGGATTGGAAGTGGCAGTTCAAGATTTATGCGAAAAACTATCAAATTCTAATATTATTCTTACGAGTAATTCTAAAAATATAGGAAGATTTAATCAAACTTTTGAAATAAAAATGTTTACGGTTATTAACGAGCTTTTAAATAATATTTTAAAACATAGTGAAGCTAGTAATGGAACCGTTAAATTAGAGCAATTAAATGGAAATTTACAAGTAGTTGTTTTTGATGATGGAATAGGGTTTGATATTGATGAAATTGAGTTTAAAAGTGGTGTTGGTTTAAGTCAAATTAAGGCTAGAATACAAGTGCTAAAAGGATTGTTAAATATAAAATCTACCGAAGACGGAACCCGTATTTTTATTTCGGTACCAATAGTGTATTAA
- a CDS encoding metallophosphoesterase family protein, which produces MKKILLLSDTHSYIDAKILKYVKQADEVWHAGDIGAIEVTDTISKIKPVRAVYGNIDDKIIRSEFPLDNKFEIEGVSVWITHIGGYPNRYDQRIKAALIENPPKIFISGHSHILKVIYDKKLNLLHLNPGAVGKHGFHKVRTMLRFEIAKGNITNLEIIELEKR; this is translated from the coding sequence ATGAAAAAAATACTACTTCTTTCCGATACCCATAGTTATATTGATGCTAAAATATTGAAGTATGTAAAACAAGCTGATGAAGTTTGGCATGCAGGTGACATTGGAGCTATTGAAGTAACAGATACAATTTCTAAAATAAAACCGGTAAGAGCCGTTTATGGAAATATTGATGATAAAATAATTAGATCTGAATTTCCATTAGATAATAAATTTGAAATTGAAGGAGTTTCTGTTTGGATAACACATATTGGAGGCTACCCAAATAGGTACGACCAAAGAATTAAAGCTGCATTGATTGAAAATCCTCCTAAAATTTTTATTAGTGGGCATTCGCATATTTTAAAAGTTATATATGATAAAAAATTAAACTTACTTCACTTAAATCCTGGAGCTGTTGGTAAACACGGATTTCATAAAGTAAGAACAATGCTTCGTTTTGAAATTGCTAAAGGAAACATTACTAATTTAGAAATTATTGAACTTGAAAAACGTTAA
- the truA gene encoding tRNA pseudouridine(38-40) synthase TruA yields the protein MQTTKLAFQLRYFIEIAYKGTNYHGWQYQPNAVTIQESINKALSLIFKRTIDVVGAGRTDAGVHAEQLYAHLDLEEDFDIDKTKYKLNSLLSKDIAILNIFKVTNNAHARFDAESRSYQYRIYFGKNPFLMNTTWQIINKKLNVDLMNEAAKILLTYTDFQCFSRSNTDVRTYNCAVNKAIWVQKNKSLIFYISADRFLRNMVRAIVGTLIEVGTGKTTLEEFKKIIESKDRRNAGPSAPAKGLFLTEVNYPKNVFINE from the coding sequence TTGCAAACAACAAAATTAGCATTTCAATTGAGATATTTTATAGAAATAGCATATAAAGGTACAAATTACCATGGTTGGCAATACCAACCCAATGCGGTTACCATTCAAGAATCAATAAATAAAGCCCTTTCTCTAATTTTTAAAAGAACCATAGATGTTGTTGGGGCTGGAAGAACAGATGCCGGTGTTCATGCTGAACAACTGTATGCGCATTTAGATTTAGAGGAAGATTTTGATATTGATAAAACTAAATATAAATTAAATTCATTACTATCTAAAGATATAGCTATTCTTAATATTTTTAAAGTTACTAATAATGCACATGCACGTTTTGATGCAGAAAGTAGAAGTTACCAGTATAGAATTTATTTTGGAAAAAATCCATTTTTAATGAATACTACTTGGCAAATTATTAATAAAAAGTTAAATGTAGATTTAATGAATGAAGCAGCTAAAATTTTGCTAACTTACACCGATTTTCAATGTTTTTCTCGTTCAAATACCGATGTTAGAACTTATAATTGTGCTGTTAATAAAGCAATTTGGGTGCAAAAAAATAAATCGTTAATTTTTTATATTTCAGCAGATAGATTTTTAAGAAATATGGTAAGAGCTATTGTTGGTACTTTAATTGAAGTAGGGACAGGAAAAACAACATTAGAAGAATTTAAAAAAATAATTGAGAGTAAAGATAGAAGAAATGCAGGTCCTTCAGCACCAGCAAAAGGTTTATTTTTAACCGAAGTAAACTATCCGAAAAATGTATTTATAAATGAGTAA
- a CDS encoding ABC transporter ATP-binding protein, giving the protein MSKKVTGKAFDLNIFSRLMSFAKIYRWEFTISTLAAILLSLVSIAKPVLLQEIVNTYFENKDKEGILYFSLIMVAFLLAEVLLQFLFIYKVNWLGQHIIMDIRVKLQKHMLQFKMAYFDKSSVGKLVTRLVSDTETIAQFFGQGLFMIISDLLKMLVVAIVMLFMNWKLALIAFIILPIMIYATKLFQIAIKAAFQEVRIQVANLNGFVQERVTGMNIVQLFNREKLEYENFVKINEKHKKAQVKTVWYYSIFFPIAEILTSIAVGLMVWYGGLDIVNSGITNAGEIIAFIMMSQMLFRPLRQIADKFNTLQMGMVAGDRVFEILDTKSQIDKTGTVEATNFRGDIAFKNVRFSYIKGEEVLKGISFKVNAGETVAIVGATGAGKSTIINLVNRFYEINEGEICVDNHNIEQYTLHSLRNQIAVVLQDVFLFSDTIFNNIVLNKEGITLDDVKNAAKEIGIHKFIMSLPGDYNYDVKERGAMLSSGQRQLIAFLRAYVSNPSVLILDEATSSIDSYSEKLIQDATDKITKHQTSIIIAHRLTTIKNADKIIVMDKGEIVEQGSHIELLEKDGHYRNLYNMQFSSEIAS; this is encoded by the coding sequence ATGAGTAAAAAAGTTACAGGCAAAGCTTTTGATTTAAATATCTTTAGTAGATTAATGTCCTTTGCTAAAATATACCGTTGGGAATTTACAATAAGTACTTTAGCCGCAATATTACTTTCGTTAGTTTCAATAGCTAAACCGGTTTTATTGCAAGAAATTGTAAATACTTATTTTGAAAATAAAGATAAAGAAGGAATCTTATATTTTTCATTAATAATGGTTGCTTTTTTACTTGCTGAAGTATTGCTGCAATTTTTGTTTATCTATAAAGTAAATTGGCTAGGCCAACATATTATTATGGATATTAGGGTGAAATTGCAGAAACATATGTTGCAGTTTAAAATGGCTTATTTTGATAAATCTTCTGTAGGTAAATTAGTTACCCGATTGGTTTCTGATACAGAAACTATTGCGCAATTTTTTGGGCAAGGTTTGTTTATGATTATAAGTGATTTATTAAAAATGTTGGTTGTAGCAATTGTAATGCTATTTATGAATTGGAAACTAGCCTTAATAGCATTTATTATTTTACCAATAATGATATATGCAACCAAATTATTTCAAATTGCTATAAAAGCTGCATTTCAAGAAGTTAGAATTCAAGTTGCTAATTTAAATGGTTTTGTGCAAGAGCGCGTTACAGGTATGAATATTGTACAACTTTTTAATCGTGAAAAGTTAGAATATGAAAACTTTGTAAAAATTAACGAAAAACATAAAAAAGCACAAGTTAAAACAGTTTGGTATTATTCAATATTTTTTCCTATTGCAGAAATTTTAACATCAATTGCTGTTGGTTTAATGGTTTGGTACGGTGGGTTAGATATTGTAAATTCAGGAATTACTAATGCAGGTGAAATAATAGCTTTTATTATGATGTCTCAAATGTTGTTTAGACCATTAAGACAAATAGCCGATAAATTTAACACTCTTCAAATGGGGATGGTTGCAGGTGATCGTGTGTTTGAAATATTAGATACAAAAAGTCAGATTGATAAAACAGGAACTGTTGAAGCAACAAACTTTAGAGGTGATATTGCTTTTAAAAATGTGCGATTTAGTTATATAAAAGGCGAAGAGGTTTTAAAAGGAATTTCTTTTAAAGTAAATGCGGGTGAAACTGTAGCAATTGTAGGTGCAACTGGAGCAGGAAAATCTACTATTATTAATTTGGTAAATCGTTTTTATGAAATTAATGAAGGAGAAATATGTGTTGATAATCATAATATAGAGCAGTATACATTACATTCATTAAGAAATCAGATAGCGGTTGTATTACAAGATGTATTTTTATTTTCAGATACTATTTTTAATAATATTGTACTTAATAAAGAGGGAATTACTTTAGATGATGTTAAAAATGCAGCTAAAGAAATTGGTATTCATAAATTTATTATGAGCTTACCAGGAGATTATAATTACGATGTAAAAGAACGAGGAGCAATGCTTTCTTCTGGACAGCGTCAATTAATTGCTTTTTTACGAGCTTATGTAAGTAATCCTAGTGTGTTAATTTTAGATGAAGCCACGTCTTCTATAGATTCGTATTCAGAAAAATTAATACAAGATGCTACAGATAAAATAACAAAACATCAAACGTCAATAATAATTGCGCATAGATTAACAACCATAAAAAATGCAGATAAAATTATTGTAATGGATAAAGGTGAGATTGTTGAGCAAGGTTCCCATATAGAATTATTAGAGAAAGACGGTCATTATAGAAATTTATATAATATGCAGTTTTCTAGTGAAATTGCTTCTTAG
- the cdaA gene encoding diadenylate cyclase CdaA: MLDFLDFTFLDALDIVLVAILLYSIYKLLKGTVAINIFIGIALVVLIWKITQALQMEMLSGILGTLISVGAIAILIVFQPEVRKFLLMLGSTNFSNKRNFLKQLKFLKTEIHTNMDVEVIITACETMAATKTGALIVLERTHNLDFVKNTGDTMNAEINQPIIESVFYKNSPLHDGAMIVKENFIIATRVVLPLSKKELPARFGLRHRAAIGITEKTDALCIVISEETGKISYIKDGEFVLYKNYNELIEMIRYDLN, translated from the coding sequence ATGCTAGATTTTTTAGACTTTACTTTTCTTGACGCTTTAGATATAGTATTAGTTGCTATTCTACTTTACTCAATATACAAATTACTAAAAGGAACGGTAGCTATTAATATATTTATTGGTATTGCACTAGTTGTTTTAATTTGGAAAATAACACAGGCACTTCAAATGGAAATGCTTAGTGGTATACTCGGTACTTTAATTAGTGTAGGTGCCATTGCTATTTTAATTGTATTTCAACCTGAAGTCCGAAAATTTTTACTAATGTTAGGTTCTACCAATTTCAGCAATAAAAGAAATTTTTTAAAGCAACTAAAATTTCTAAAAACCGAAATCCATACTAATATGGATGTTGAAGTAATTATAACAGCTTGCGAAACTATGGCAGCTACAAAAACCGGCGCTTTAATTGTATTGGAACGCACCCACAACCTAGACTTTGTAAAAAATACTGGAGATACTATGAATGCTGAAATAAATCAGCCTATTATAGAAAGTGTTTTTTATAAAAATAGCCCTTTACATGATGGTGCAATGATTGTTAAAGAAAATTTTATAATAGCCACAAGAGTTGTTCTACCTCTTTCTAAAAAAGAACTTCCTGCTCGATTTGGTTTAAGACATAGAGCTGCAATTGGTATTACTGAAAAAACAGATGCCTTGTGCATTGTTATTTCTGAAGAAACTGGAAAAATATCATACATAAAAGATGGCGAATTTGTACTCTACAAAAACTACAATGAATTAATTGAAATGATTCGTTATGATTTGAATTAG